The following coding sequences lie in one Ostrea edulis chromosome 8, xbOstEdul1.1, whole genome shotgun sequence genomic window:
- the LOC130049615 gene encoding deoxyribonuclease-2-alpha-like — MRSGSEFYYLDSKNTTFSLYGNETSIQSENMNPLYKTLQQIYNTKQAQTYGMYNDQPPINKGTPKKPKNTGHTKDEIFKITKPWIYKGNGRYDETDSKVNGIFPFNSTGGDDLQVFAKSYSFGKDLYEDLVAGKLGDTLYTETWHSEYYCTDRVVDIEEIMFRDGYSFKSTQEHSKWAVTKHLNWTCIGDINRRESQFRRGGLTLCLNHAGVANEFRTLAFKLSNCNDRSGRKKNVCPEY, encoded by the exons ATGAGAAGTGGATCAGAGTTCTATTACCTTGATTCCAAGAATACGACATTTTCTCTGTACGGAAATGAAACCAGTATTCAATCAGAAAATATGAATCCGTTGTACAAAACGCTTCAACAAATATACAATACTAAG cAAGCACAGACATATGGAATGTACAATGATCAACCACCCATCAACAAAGGGAcaccaaaaaaaccaaaaaatacTGGGCACACAAAAG ATGAGATATTTAAGATAACAAAACCATGGATCTACAAAGGAAATGGGCGTTACGACGAGACAGATTCTAAGGTCAATGGTATTTTCCCATTCAATTCGACAGGCGGAGACGACTTACAAGTATTTGCGAAAAGCTATTCATTTGGGAAAG ATTTATATGAGGACCTGGTTGCTGGAAAACTTGGTGATACTCTGTATACAGAGACTTGGCATTCTGAATATTACTGTACAGATCGA GTTGTCGACATTGAAGAGATAATGTTTAGAGATGGATATTCATTCAAATCAACACAAGAACACTCTAAATGGGCCGTTACTAAGCATCTTAACTGGACATGCATTGGAGATATCAACAGAAGA GAATCTCAGTTTAGGAGAGGAGGGCTTACGCTATGTCTGAATCATGCAGGCGTTGCCAACGAATTTCGAACATTGGCATTTAAATTAAGCAATTGCAACGATAGATCTGGACGTAAAAAAAATGTGTGTCCTGAATACTGA